ACAGAGGTGGATGGGACGAGCTTGCTGTGATGGGTGGGGCGGAGAGGCGTCAGATCTGAAGAAGCTGTGTAGTGGAGATGGCAGAGGAAGCTAGCGATGGTAGTGGTGGCGGCACTAAAAGATAGAGCACTAGAAGATAGGAGATGAATTTTAGGTTTAGAAATTTTAGGTTTAGTTAAAAATTTGGTTTAGTTTAATATCACATtcataaatatgtaaacaatttcaatatataaaatttaatttaatttatatttttcataattttttatttttttataatgaaaataattaacaaaagtAATACGTCATTAAAAtcaaactaataaattttaataacatttgtatcacgttattataaatattaaaaattgcaTAGCTATTAACGATATCGTTGTTTATTTAACTATAGTATACGACAGATCCGCTATCAAAAAGGTCAGACCTACGATAACGGGCGCTGTCAGAGCGTTTTAGGGAACGCTATTAAAACGAATTAATAACGTTTAACGCCAGCTATTAATACTCACATTTCCTGTAGTGGCGCTCCAATTGAAATCGGCTGGTCCATACAAGAATGGCTGGTCCGGCAAGAATTCTCCAAGTTTTACTTTTTTCTGCATACGTCCCAACCTCTCAATCTACTCCGGACCTGAAATGATTCGAAAAGGAATAGAAAGACTCGATCAAGATGTGAAAACACTTTAGAAGACATATATACAATGTGTCAAAAACACATATATCAAAGATCCGAACCGTTGCATCAAGACCAAGATAAAGCACTCCTCATACGCACAACTTCTTCAACATAACTAAGGCACTAGAGAAAAAAACTCCAACCAAAATGTCAGAAGCGCCAACACAAAACCAGTTTGGGATGATAATGAATCTCTTGATTAACCCTCATCCCAAGGTAAATAGAGACCTCAAAAAAGCCACAAGTGCAATCCATCCAACTTACCACAACAGCTCAAACTGAGTAACAAGCAAAACCAGAACGAAACCAACAAGAGAAGGACAAAGCAAAAACCAGAGCTTTGCAAGTCCAAATGCTAAAACAAACCCAAAACTCTACCAAATGCCACAAGAGACCACAAATGAGACCGGGGAGAGGTACCAAGAGATAATGCCTTCACGAGGATCAACCCAAATCTCGAAATCTGTTGTAACCAACTGTAGAATCAAGAATCTGTCTACTCTACTAGAGACGTCAAGCCTATATCTCCATCAGTAATTACACCAACCCGCTGGGAAGGAAGAAAGCCACCAAGGAAAGAAACCCATCAGAAATAGACGATGAAACACCCATCATTGAGATGGTAAGCCTAGATCGAGTTAACAACCATCAAAAAGAATCCCACGTTGGCACGGATCTAACTACGAACATAAGaagtaaaagcaaaagaaagAGGATTGGGACCTCTCCGGAGAGGCCCAGATCTGAAGCTTGAAAACTTGGCGGCAGAAAGAGAGAGACTGCGGACTAGGGCGAGCCAAGTTTAATTATGTGACATCATGATGATTATTAGCTTTTGTTTCCTCTAGTCCAGCTATCGTTTAATCTTCCATGATCGTTAGACTAAATAGTACGAAAGTTTTCAATATACATTGAATGTATCGAATTATACTATTGAGACCACCATACTTGCGGAATACCATATGCTATGTGTTTTCTTAACGAAAACTACTCCATATGCAATGTTGGCAGCATGAGAACTAATAACGTGTAGATATAAAAGTAGTTGACGAATGATACAAGTTTGTGGAAGTGAATAAATCGATGGGATGAAAAAGTCATGGACTATGGAACACAACATTTTGCTTGCCTGCTAGGATcgacaaaataatttaatttcgaATTTTCTTGCAAAGTAACTTAggatgtatatatatgtatgcaaGTGAGGACAAAAACtaacaacaagaaaaaaagaaagaaagaaagtggTGGGGAAAGATGAAAGGGGTACAGAACATTTACCACCATTCGTACACCTTCTCGTTCTTGCTAGTCTTCCTTGTCTTGATTCTATTTCATCCTGCCCTTTCGATCTATGTCAACACTTTGTCGTCTTCGGAGTCTCTCACAATCTCGAGCAATAGAACACTTGTATCTCCCGGTGGAGTCTTCGAGCTTGGTTTCTTCAAAACCTTGGAACGCTCGCGATGGTATCTCGGAATATGGTATAAAAAGGTCCCCTGGAAAACCTACGCATGGGTCGCAAACAGAGACAACCCTCTCTCCAATTCCATTGGAACCCTCAAAATCTCTGGTAACAATCTTGTCTTGCTAGGTCAGTCTAATAACACTGTTTGGTCGACAAATATTACTAGAGGAAATGTGAGATCTCCAGTGATAGCAGAGCTTCTTCCCAACGGTAATTTTGTAATGAGACACTCCAACAACAAAGACTCAAGTGGATTCTTGTGGCAGAGTTTCGATTTTCCGACAGATACTTTACTTCCGGATATGAAACTAGGTTACGATCTCAAAACAGGGCGCAACAGGTTCCTTACATCGTGGAAAAGTTCAGATGATCCCTCAAGCGGGAATTTCGCGTACAAACTCGACCTTCGAAGGGGATTGCCTGAGTTTATtcttataaatacatttttgaaTCAAAGTGTTGAAACGCAAAGGAGCGGTCCTTGGAATGGAATGGAGTTTAGTGGCATACCGGAGGTGCAAGGATTAAATTACATGGTTTACAATTATACGGAGAACAGTGAGGAGATCGCTTACTCGTTCCATATGACCAACCAAAGCATCTACTCCAGATTGACAATCAGTGAGTTGACACTCGATCGATTCACGTGGATCCCGCCATCATGGGGATGGAGCCTGTTCTGGACTTTACCAATGGACGTGTGCGATCCGCTTTACTTATGTGGATCTTATTCTTACTGTGACCTAATTACTTCACCTAACTGTAACTGTATTAGAGGGTTCGTTCCCAAGAACCCGCAGCAGTGGGACTTGAGAGACGGAACACAGGGGTGTGTGAGGACGACGCAGATGAGCTGTAGTGGAGATGGGTTTTTGCGGCTAAACAATATGAATTTGCCGGATACTAAGACGGCGACTGTGGATCGGACAATTGATTTGAAAAAATGTGAAGAGAGGTGTCTAAGTGATTGTAACTGTACATCGTTTGCTATTGCGGATGTTCGAAACGGCGGATTGGGTTGTGTGTTTTGGACCGGAGAGCTCGTTGCGATCAGGAAATACGCCGTCGGTGGTCAAGATCTATACGTCAGATTGAATGCTGCTGATCTAGGTTAGTTTATTCTCTTAAAACTAAACACATCGGATATCCTATGTGTCATCAATAATTTATACTTTTGTTCGGATGAGGAAGTCTCCCTATTTTTTTCGATCCAAATATTTGACATGTCTTAAACATCTTttctactttcttttttttttttaacaacaaaatCTTTTCTACTTTCTATGAATTTGTTAAGTTAAAAAGTTTTAAAGTGCGAAATATAAAACTGATTAACGGGAAGGCTGAATAAAATTTCCAATCcaagttgtttttgttttactctataaatttttaaaataactaaaattaaattaattgtatagaaaaatatattcaataaaattataaattttgtgttacatatataatttgttttgaaatacaaatttagGAAATAGTACTTGCACATACTTTAGCATTGAACAATACCTgcttaaataagagtttaaaattaatcattttaaacatttattccaaaattcaaataataaatgTGAGCCATTCATCCAAATAAGTAATTAAACAAAAAGCTAGTTAATagaataaaatagtata
This Brassica napus cultivar Da-Ae chromosome C6, Da-Ae, whole genome shotgun sequence DNA region includes the following protein-coding sequences:
- the LOC106405496 gene encoding S-locus-specific glycoprotein S13-like, encoding MKGVQNIYHHSYTFSFLLVFLVLILFHPALSIYVNTLSSSESLTISSNRTLVSPGGVFELGFFKTLERSRWYLGIWYKKVPWKTYAWVANRDNPLSNSIGTLKISGNNLVLLGQSNNTVWSTNITRGNVRSPVIAELLPNGNFVMRHSNNKDSSGFLWQSFDFPTDTLLPDMKLGYDLKTGRNRFLTSWKSSDDPSSGNFAYKLDLRRGLPEFILINTFLNQSVETQRSGPWNGMEFSGIPEVQGLNYMVYNYTENSEEIAYSFHMTNQSIYSRLTISELTLDRFTWIPPSWGWSLFWTLPMDVCDPLYLCGSYSYCDLITSPNCNCIRGFVPKNPQQWDLRDGTQGCVRTTQMSCSGDGFLRLNNMNLPDTKTATVDRTIDLKKCEERCLSDCNCTSFAIADVRNGGLGCVFWTGELVAIRKYAVGGQDLYVRLNAADLGTCTG